A single window of Sphingobacteriales bacterium DNA harbors:
- the glmS gene encoding glutamine--fructose-6-phosphate transaminase (isomerizing), protein MCGIIGYIGKKQAFPIIINGLKRLEYRGYDSSGVALLSENSDIKVYKKKGKVIEMETYAKQNDTQGNIGIGHTRWATHGEANDVNAHPHLNENKDIAIIHNGIIENYNSLKVALQGRGYHFASQTDTEVLVHLIDDIIKNTGADLAEAVRLALNEVIGAYAIVVVSKREPNKLVVAKLSSPMVVGFGDGEVFVASDGSPLIEHTKRVTYLEDGQMAVLHLDGNIDIKNIKDNTSHIPYIDELELSLEAIEKGGFEYFMMKEIHEQPQAILNSIRGRMSVPQLEVNLGGISQYENIFKQAERIIIVACGTSWHSGLIGEYLIEEFARTNVEVEYASEFRYRNPVISERDIVIAISQSGETADTKAALELAKQKGAFTFGICNVVGSNIARMTDAGAYTHAGPEIGVASTKAFSTQVSILILIAIKLAKIKGTISNTLLNELLSELETLPSKIEEILKSNDYISEIAETFKDVSNFLYLGRGYNFPVALEGALKLKEISYIHAEGYPAAEMKHGPIALIDENMPVVVLAPNSQYYEKVLSNVEEVKTRKGRIIAVVTKGDTDMKHLAEYIIEVPNTVEALSPILTVVPLQLLAYHIAVMRGCDVDQPRNLAKSVTVE, encoded by the coding sequence ATGTGTGGAATTATTGGATATATAGGAAAAAAACAAGCATTTCCCATCATTATTAATGGGCTAAAAAGACTTGAATATAGAGGTTATGATAGCTCAGGTGTTGCGCTTTTAAGTGAAAACTCAGATATTAAAGTGTATAAGAAAAAAGGCAAAGTTATAGAAATGGAAACTTATGCCAAACAAAATGATACACAAGGAAATATAGGTATTGGACACACAAGATGGGCAACACATGGCGAAGCAAATGATGTAAACGCACATCCACATCTAAATGAAAACAAAGACATTGCCATCATACACAATGGAATAATTGAAAACTATAACTCATTAAAAGTTGCGTTACAAGGAAGAGGTTACCATTTTGCATCTCAAACAGATACCGAAGTTCTTGTACATTTGATAGATGATATTATAAAAAACACAGGCGCTGATTTGGCAGAAGCAGTAAGGCTTGCACTAAATGAAGTTATTGGAGCATACGCAATTGTTGTAGTCTCAAAAAGAGAACCCAATAAATTAGTTGTTGCAAAATTGAGTAGTCCTATGGTTGTTGGTTTTGGCGATGGAGAAGTTTTTGTGGCTTCAGATGGTTCACCATTAATAGAACACACCAAAAGAGTAACATACTTAGAAGATGGACAAATGGCTGTTTTACATCTTGATGGAAACATAGATATAAAAAATATAAAAGACAATACATCACATATTCCATATATAGATGAATTAGAATTAAGCCTTGAAGCAATAGAAAAAGGTGGTTTTGAATATTTCATGATGAAGGAAATACACGAACAACCACAAGCAATACTTAATAGTATTCGTGGAAGAATGAGTGTACCACAATTAGAAGTAAATTTGGGTGGAATTAGCCAGTACGAAAATATTTTTAAACAAGCAGAAAGAATAATTATTGTAGCATGTGGCACATCTTGGCACAGTGGATTGATTGGAGAATATTTAATTGAAGAATTTGCACGTACAAATGTAGAAGTAGAATATGCAAGCGAATTTAGATACAGAAATCCAGTAATTAGCGAACGAGATATTGTTATTGCAATTTCTCAATCTGGAGAAACTGCAGATACAAAAGCAGCATTAGAATTGGCAAAACAAAAAGGCGCATTTACATTTGGCATTTGTAATGTAGTTGGCTCAAATATTGCACGTATGACAGATGCTGGAGCATACACACATGCGGGACCAGAAATTGGCGTAGCATCTACAAAAGCATTTTCTACACAAGTAAGTATTTTAATATTAATAGCAATTAAATTAGCAAAAATAAAAGGTACTATTTCTAATACATTGTTGAATGAATTGCTATCAGAATTGGAAACATTACCTTCAAAAATTGAAGAAATATTAAAAAGTAATGACTACATCAGTGAAATTGCAGAAACGTTTAAAGATGTATCAAATTTTTTATATTTAGGAAGAGGATACAATTTTCCAGTAGCATTAGAAGGCGCATTAAAACTAAAAGAAATATCTTACATACATGCAGAAGGATATCCAGCAGCAGAAATGAAACATGGGCCAATTGCATTGATTGATGAAAATATGCCAGTGGTTGTTTTAGCACCAAACTCACAATATTACGAGAAGGTATTGTCAAATGTGGAAGAAGTAAAAACAAGAAAAGGAAGGATAATTGCAGTTGTAACCAAAGGCGATACAGATATGAAACATTTGGCAGAATATATTATTGAAGTTCCAAATACTGTAGAAGCGCTTTCACCAATACTTACGGTTGTTCCTTTGCAATTGTTAGCATATCATATTGCTGTAATGAGAGGTTGTGATGTAGACCAACCAAGAAATCTTGCAAAAAGTGTAACTGTTGAATAA
- a CDS encoding DUF4082 domain-containing protein, whose amino-acid sequence MKTKVLLFVATFAILATFSCKKEESKEITYGASISPVENVVNNLGTIYYFRDEPTTFGIKFKSSKDGRITHLGIRSGSGTYTIALWDSSAQSVITATSIKVTDSTVFAYKDILDIDILANKVYIISMGNQISEGGSGANAYKNLSVDYRFPFTQGDITLLSSCYKFTNNALTLFPISTEATGIIYGFADIKFEPKK is encoded by the coding sequence ATGAAAACAAAAGTTTTATTATTTGTAGCTACATTTGCAATATTGGCTACATTCTCATGTAAAAAAGAAGAATCAAAAGAAATAACGTACGGTGCAAGTATATCTCCAGTAGAAAATGTGGTCAATAATTTAGGCACAATATATTATTTTAGAGATGAGCCAACGACTTTTGGTATTAAATTTAAAAGTTCAAAAGATGGAAGAATCACACATTTAGGTATTAGATCTGGAAGCGGAACATACACTATTGCTCTTTGGGATTCATCAGCACAAAGTGTAATTACAGCAACATCAATAAAAGTTACAGACTCAACAGTATTTGCCTATAAAGATATTTTAGATATAGATATATTAGCTAATAAGGTGTATATTATAAGTATGGGCAACCAAATATCAGAAGGTGGCTCAGGAGCAAATGCGTACAAGAATTTAAGCGTAGATTATCGTTTTCCTTTTACTCAAGGAGATATTACTTTGCTAAGTTCTTGCTATAAATTTACAAACAATGCATTAACATTATTTCCTATTTCTACAGAAGCAACAGGAATAATTTATGGTTTTGCAGATATAAAATTCGAACCAAAAAAATAA
- a CDS encoding DUF4082 domain-containing protein translates to MRKKNLLFIFLFAMLCFACNKEDKQNYGASISPIEHAVNTSSSIEYTNRGNWTIATKFVSNKDGRITHLGARIGKGTYVVALWDSITQSVITSTSIIVNDSTIFTYKDIPDIDIKANTKYLISINTKRQDVNATGYYAICTYNIFPVTQGNITILSRYERQTTSALLLFPADNAEIEYDFVGIASFKFEPKQ, encoded by the coding sequence ATGAGAAAAAAGAATCTATTGTTTATATTTTTATTTGCAATGCTGTGTTTCGCTTGCAATAAAGAAGATAAGCAAAATTACGGAGCAAGCATTTCTCCAATTGAGCACGCAGTGAACACATCAAGTTCTATCGAATATACCAATCGTGGTAATTGGACAATTGCAACAAAGTTTGTTAGTAACAAAGATGGTAGAATTACACATCTTGGAGCAAGAATTGGAAAAGGTACTTATGTGGTTGCTCTTTGGGATTCAATAACGCAATCAGTTATAACTTCAACTTCAATAATAGTAAATGATTCTACAATATTTACATATAAGGACATTCCAGATATAGATATTAAAGCAAATACAAAATACCTTATTAGCATCAATACAAAAAGACAAGATGTAAATGCAACTGGATATTATGCTATATGTACTTACAATATATTTCCTGTAACACAAGGTAATATAACTATTTTATCACGTTATGAAAGACAGACAACCTCAGCGTTGTTGTTATTTCCAGCAGATAATGCTGAAATAGAATATGATTTTGTAGGCATTGCCTCTTTTAAATTTGAACCAAAACAATAA
- a CDS encoding pantoate--beta-alanine ligase, with product MKVFQDKIALRRYIQELNLDINHTIGFVPTMGALHDGHISLIKQSKQRCNITIASIFVNPTQFNDINDFNKYPIQIDKDLEMLLEASCDIVYVPNVEEIYPNGVDEEKPKIDLGFLGTTLEAEKRPGHYEGVVQVVKKLLEIVQPDFLFLGQKDYQQCMVIQRLIDVFNIKTNIIICETMREKDGLAMSSRNMRLSSAERSVAVNLYQALKDIQDKYARENIETLIDNNIQKLNEESLIQVEYLVIVDGKTLENIKEYQENIPITTLIAAKVGNIRLIDNLILNR from the coding sequence GTGAAAGTATTTCAAGACAAAATAGCACTTAGGCGTTATATTCAAGAACTTAACTTGGATATAAACCATACAATAGGATTTGTACCAACAATGGGCGCACTGCACGATGGGCATATATCACTCATCAAACAGTCCAAGCAAAGATGCAATATTACAATTGCAAGTATATTTGTTAACCCAACACAGTTTAATGATATTAACGACTTTAACAAATATCCAATTCAAATAGATAAAGACTTGGAAATGCTTTTGGAAGCATCTTGTGATATTGTTTATGTGCCAAATGTAGAAGAAATATATCCTAATGGTGTTGATGAAGAAAAACCAAAAATAGATTTAGGTTTCTTAGGTACTACATTAGAAGCCGAAAAACGACCAGGACATTACGAAGGCGTAGTACAAGTTGTAAAGAAATTACTAGAAATTGTACAACCAGATTTTTTATTCCTTGGACAAAAAGACTATCAACAATGTATGGTCATTCAAAGGTTGATAGATGTTTTTAATATCAAAACTAATATAATTATTTGCGAAACAATGAGAGAAAAAGACGGATTGGCTATGAGTTCTCGCAATATGAGATTGAGTAGTGCAGAAAGAAGTGTGGCTGTAAATTTATATCAAGCATTGAAAGATATACAAGACAAATATGCTAGAGAAAACATTGAAACATTAATAGATAACAATATTCAGAAATTAAATGAAGAATCATTAATTCAGGTAGAATATTTAGTAATTGTGGATGGGAAAACGCTTGAAAATATTAAAGAATATCAAGAAAACATTCCAATTACTACATTAATCGCTGCAAAAGTTGGAAATATTAGATTAATTGACAATTTAATTTTAAATAGATAG
- a CDS encoding DUF4270 family protein, which yields MNKYFLLFPMVFLLIFSCKKAENIGQDLLPDEDFLNFNYTDTFVVSTKTVADEPSRTDKLTGLYLGTLNSTKMGKSTAKIMFELSNPLSLPADSLAPFTIDSAVLFLKYIVFYGDTLQANDYVVKKLNANIADDQIYNSNQTGIFGTTEIGRANNLTLNPTQEVRTYLTDSTGTQSVIRIPMNTSFAQEFVNKIGSADSVLHTFTKFDAYFRGIEVSIENASANTMALINLNSLATKFSIFYRDVNGTARELTFPARLFTVSSSLQASSINNFEYTNSTTTQDAINSTNQTDSVNYIIGQSGTLNKITLPDISTFQNAAFNRAELLVTQLESNIDTSQNPTTLYLIYKDNSGEWQSGAIGSRDSVLINSLGQKVARYSFNITKLLNDMNLNRITTREVYLSNHYAPITQVSTLNSLLSVGGFPPTRIIVGGSNSSDPLLKTKLRLYYSKK from the coding sequence ATGAATAAATATTTTCTTTTATTTCCTATGGTTTTCCTTTTAATTTTTTCATGTAAAAAAGCAGAAAACATAGGGCAAGATTTACTTCCAGATGAAGATTTCCTAAATTTTAATTATACAGATACCTTTGTTGTTTCAACAAAAACAGTAGCAGACGAACCATCAAGAACTGATAAACTCACAGGATTGTATCTTGGTACATTAAATAGTACAAAAATGGGAAAAAGCACAGCTAAAATAATGTTTGAGCTGTCAAACCCACTTAGCTTACCAGCAGATAGTTTAGCGCCATTTACTATAGATTCTGCTGTATTGTTCCTAAAATACATTGTATTTTATGGTGATACACTACAAGCAAATGATTATGTAGTAAAGAAATTAAATGCAAATATTGCTGATGACCAAATATACAACTCAAACCAAACAGGTATTTTTGGCACAACAGAAATTGGAAGAGCAAACAACCTAACACTGAATCCAACACAAGAAGTACGTACATATCTTACAGATTCTACTGGAACACAGTCAGTAATTAGAATTCCAATGAATACATCTTTTGCACAAGAATTTGTAAATAAAATAGGCTCAGCAGATAGTGTCTTACATACGTTCACAAAGTTTGATGCATATTTCAGAGGAATTGAAGTATCTATTGAGAATGCAAGTGCAAATACAATGGCTTTGATTAATCTAAATAGTTTAGCAACTAAGTTTTCAATCTTTTATAGAGACGTAAATGGTACAGCAAGAGAATTAACTTTTCCAGCAAGATTATTCACAGTTTCAAGTAGCTTACAGGCATCATCTATTAATAATTTTGAATACACAAATAGTACAACTACACAAGATGCGATAAACTCTACAAATCAAACAGATAGTGTAAATTACATCATCGGACAGTCAGGCACATTAAACAAAATCACATTACCAGATATTTCTACATTCCAAAATGCGGCATTCAATAGAGCAGAACTATTAGTAACTCAATTAGAATCTAATATAGACACATCACAAAACCCTACAACATTATATTTAATTTATAAAGATAATTCTGGAGAATGGCAGAGTGGAGCAATTGGCTCAAGAGATTCAGTATTAATTAATAGCTTGGGACAAAAAGTAGCGAGATATTCATTTAATATCACAAAACTATTAAATGATATGAATTTGAATAGAATCACAACAAGAGAAGTATACTTGTCTAATCACTATGCACCAATTACACAAGTATCAACATTAAATTCATTATTATCAGTTGGCGGATTTCCACCAACAAGAATTATAGTTGGAGGTAGTAATAGTTCAGATCCTTTATTAAAAACAAAGCTTAGATTATATTATTCTAAGAAATAA
- a CDS encoding cystathionine gamma-synthase has protein sequence MKFATKVIHAGIEPDLSSGAIMTPIFQTSTYVQESVGVHKGFEYARTQNPTRNVLQNQLAALENGNFGICFASGLAATDAIIKLFKSGDHIISCNDLYGGTYRIFNKVYGKMGIQSTFVDMGNVQNITNAITPQTKLIWIETPTNPMLNIVDIEAVCSIAKQHNILVCVDNTFASPFLQTPLDLGADIVIHSATKYLGGHSDVIHGAIVVKDKSIADELYFIQNASGAVPGPQDCFLVLRGIKTLHLRMERACENAQKIAEFLLIHPKVEKVNYPGFSSHPSHDIAKKQMKRFGAMVSFSLKENSIEAANKVLSTTQLFALAESLGGVESLIGHPATMTHASIPLEERQKTGVVDSLIRLSVGIEDADDLIEDLANALK, from the coding sequence ATGAAGTTTGCTACAAAAGTAATTCACGCAGGAATAGAACCCGATTTGTCATCTGGTGCTATCATGACACCCATTTTTCAAACCTCAACCTATGTACAAGAAAGTGTAGGTGTACACAAAGGTTTTGAGTATGCTCGTACACAAAATCCTACGCGCAATGTATTGCAAAATCAATTAGCAGCATTGGAAAACGGCAATTTTGGAATTTGTTTTGCTAGTGGATTGGCAGCAACTGATGCTATTATCAAATTATTTAAAAGTGGCGATCATATAATATCTTGTAATGATTTATATGGTGGAACTTATCGTATTTTTAATAAAGTATATGGCAAAATGGGCATACAATCTACATTTGTAGATATGGGTAATGTACAAAATATTACAAATGCCATTACACCACAAACAAAACTAATTTGGATAGAAACGCCAACCAATCCAATGTTGAATATTGTAGATATTGAAGCTGTTTGCTCTATTGCTAAACAACATAATATTTTAGTCTGTGTAGATAATACTTTTGCATCACCGTTTTTGCAAACACCATTAGATTTAGGGGCTGATATTGTAATACATTCTGCTACCAAATATTTAGGTGGACATAGCGATGTAATACATGGTGCTATTGTTGTAAAAGATAAATCAATTGCTGATGAATTGTACTTTATACAAAATGCAAGTGGCGCTGTGCCTGGTCCACAAGATTGTTTCTTAGTACTTCGTGGTATTAAAACATTACACCTAAGAATGGAACGTGCTTGTGAAAATGCACAAAAAATTGCTGAGTTCTTATTAATACATCCAAAAGTAGAAAAAGTAAATTATCCTGGATTTTCTTCACATCCATCTCATGATATTGCTAAAAAACAAATGAAACGTTTTGGTGCAATGGTATCTTTCTCTTTGAAAGAAAATAGCATAGAAGCAGCCAACAAAGTGTTGTCTACAACTCAATTATTTGCATTGGCAGAAAGTTTGGGTGGCGTAGAAAGTTTAATCGGACATCCAGCAACGATGACGCATGCATCAATTCCATTAGAAGAAAGACAAAAAACTGGTGTTGTAGATTCTTTAATAAGATTAAGTGTTGGAATAGAAGATGCTGATGACTTAATTGAAGATTTGGCTAACGCATTAAAATAA
- a CDS encoding TIGR02757 family protein — MPKPSNIKLLDFYYRKYNCIDFIVDDPISVPHRFSKKQDIEIAGFFAAILAWGLRKTIIKNANRIVELMDNAPHDFILNHKEKDLIRFQDFVHRTFNSTDLLYCIHFFNQYYRKNDSLENLFVNDNLENGLVQFQQAFFSLPDFPNRTKKHISSPINNSTCKRINMYLRWMVRKDKCGVDFGIWNKIKPHQLFIPLDVHVERHARALGLIERKQRDWKTVVELTDNLKKIDAKDPVRFDYALFGMGIENKLLI; from the coding sequence ATGCCTAAACCATCAAATATAAAACTACTTGATTTTTATTATCGTAAATACAATTGCATAGATTTTATTGTAGATGACCCTATCTCTGTGCCACATCGTTTTTCTAAGAAACAAGATATAGAAATTGCTGGTTTTTTTGCGGCAATTTTGGCTTGGGGCTTGCGAAAAACTATCATCAAAAATGCAAATAGAATTGTAGAATTGATGGACAATGCACCTCATGATTTTATATTAAACCATAAAGAAAAAGATTTAATTAGATTTCAAGATTTTGTACATCGTACTTTTAATAGTACTGATTTATTGTATTGTATTCATTTCTTCAATCAATATTATAGAAAAAACGACTCATTAGAAAATTTGTTTGTAAATGATAATCTTGAAAATGGTTTGGTTCAATTTCAGCAAGCGTTTTTTTCGTTGCCTGATTTTCCTAATAGAACAAAAAAGCATATTTCATCACCCATTAATAATTCTACTTGCAAAAGAATAAATATGTATTTGCGTTGGATGGTAAGAAAAGACAAGTGTGGTGTTGATTTTGGAATTTGGAATAAGATAAAACCGCATCAATTATTTATTCCATTGGATGTACATGTTGAACGCCACGCACGTGCATTGGGTTTAATTGAGAGAAAACAAAGAGATTGGAAGACTGTGGTAGAATTAACAGATAACTTGAAGAAAATTGATGCAAAAGACCCAGTTCGTTTTGACTATGCTTTGTTTGGAATGGGCATTGAAAATAAATTACTTATTTAG
- a CDS encoding cation:proton antiporter, whose product MGNYNYTYVGDNISCWCVIFMLSSVGLSQFAGLSLEASIIIAFALSFSSTVLVVKVLEDRGELSSFHGKIAIGILVIQDIFAVIFLALSNKKMPSIWALALPLYLWLIKKILYKLLYDSEHGELLSIFGFFATFVAGALSFSIVGLKPDLGALIMGMLLVNHPKSKELYKKMLEYKDFFLVAFFMSIGLSGDITINAIIIAIFLLVFPPLKGLFYVFIITRFNIRGRTSFLSAVSLTNYSEFGLIVGMTALKFGLIQQEWLVAIALAVAVSFILSSPINQYVHQIYDYINPLITRLNIKAPYKKIDENPISLDNAKYLVIGLGTVGLPALDFLSNVSNNKVIGMDYSHDTIKDLKRKNRNVVWGDSTDITFWENTDFSNIDMVLLAMSDFQSNLNTFNEIKKLKHKTYKVGVIVNYPDQELLMKELGIDFVYNYKKLVGADFAEKMYEEFYPMDSK is encoded by the coding sequence TTGGGCAACTACAACTATACATATGTTGGTGACAACATTAGTTGTTGGTGCGTGATATTTATGCTAAGCTCAGTTGGGTTATCACAATTTGCTGGTCTAAGCTTAGAAGCATCAATTATCATTGCATTTGCACTTAGTTTTTCAAGTACTGTATTGGTTGTAAAAGTTTTAGAAGATAGAGGCGAACTCAGTTCTTTCCATGGTAAAATTGCTATCGGAATTTTAGTCATACAAGATATTTTTGCCGTAATATTTTTAGCCTTATCAAATAAAAAAATGCCAAGCATTTGGGCGCTTGCATTGCCATTGTATTTATGGTTAATAAAAAAAATACTTTATAAATTATTATATGATTCTGAACATGGAGAACTGTTGAGTATATTTGGTTTCTTTGCAACGTTTGTTGCTGGTGCTTTAAGTTTTAGTATTGTTGGTCTAAAACCAGATTTAGGTGCATTAATCATGGGCATGTTGTTGGTAAATCATCCAAAATCGAAAGAGTTGTATAAAAAAATGCTTGAATACAAAGACTTCTTTCTTGTTGCCTTTTTTATGAGCATCGGTTTGTCTGGTGATATTACCATAAATGCTATAATAATTGCAATTTTTCTCTTGGTATTTCCTCCACTAAAAGGTTTGTTCTATGTATTTATCATTACTCGATTTAATATTAGAGGAAGAACTTCTTTTTTGAGTGCTGTGAGTTTGACAAACTATAGTGAGTTTGGGTTAATTGTTGGAATGACAGCTCTTAAATTTGGCTTGATACAACAAGAATGGTTGGTTGCTATTGCTTTGGCTGTTGCTGTATCTTTCATACTATCGTCGCCAATTAACCAATATGTACATCAAATTTATGATTACATCAATCCATTGATTACAAGATTAAACATCAAAGCACCTTATAAAAAAATTGATGAAAATCCAATTTCTTTAGACAATGCAAAATATTTGGTAATTGGTTTGGGTACTGTTGGTTTGCCTGCATTAGATTTTTTGTCAAATGTGAGCAACAATAAGGTTATTGGAATGGATTATAGTCATGATACAATTAAAGATTTAAAAAGAAAAAATAGAAATGTAGTTTGGGGCGACTCAACTGATATTACATTTTGGGAAAATACTGATTTCTCTAACATAGATATGGTTCTTTTGGCCATGAGTGATTTTCAATCTAATTTGAATACATTTAATGAAATAAAAAAGCTTAAGCATAAAACATATAAGGTTGGTGTTATTGTAAATTATCCTGACCAAGAATTGCTCATGAAAGAGCTTGGTATTGATTTTGTATATAATTATAAAAAGCTCGTTGGTGCAGACTTTGCAGAAAAGATGTACGAAGAATTTTATCCTATGGATAGTAAATGA
- a CDS encoding cation:proton antiporter translates to METNWQVDAIWVSIALLSGLLAKRLKQPPLIGFLFAGFFIKYTGQTDSYLNTIIDMLSDLGIMLLLFTIGLKVKIKELVKPVVWATTTIHMLVTTLVVGA, encoded by the coding sequence ATGGAAACAAATTGGCAAGTAGATGCAATTTGGGTTAGTATAGCTTTGTTGAGTGGTTTGTTAGCAAAAAGACTAAAACAACCACCACTCATCGGTTTTTTATTTGCTGGATTCTTTATCAAATACACAGGACAAACAGATAGCTATCTTAATACTATAATTGATATGTTGTCTGATTTGGGCATCATGTTGTTATTGTTTACCATTGGTTTGAAAGTAAAAATTAAAGAGCTTGTAAAGCCTGTTGTTTGGGCAACTACAACTATACATATGTTGGTGACAACATTAGTTGTTGGTGCGTGA
- the proC gene encoding pyrroline-5-carboxylate reductase: MKVLIIGAGNMGKAFIESFLKDAFLNPNQVSVIEKNEKQQNPLKELNITNIYPDFGDFVPKQDVIILATKPQDAHIVYSNLREYIQPNQIILSIMAGITIETISQQLGTTKIVRCMPNLPCQLGIGVTGFYADKSIDAEKAVEIKKLIECTGLAIQLKEESELHSITAISGSGPAYVFYFMNAMIEQAKQFGYSEDEACNMVAQTFEGAVALYKANNLSCLEWINRVASKGGTTEAAISKFNQLKLDNTIQEGMQSALNRSVEMSKID, translated from the coding sequence ATGAAGGTATTAATTATTGGTGCAGGAAATATGGGCAAAGCTTTTATTGAAAGTTTTCTAAAAGATGCATTTTTAAATCCAAACCAAGTTTCAGTTATAGAAAAAAACGAAAAGCAACAAAATCCATTAAAAGAATTAAATATTACAAATATTTATCCTGATTTTGGAGATTTTGTACCAAAACAAGATGTTATTATTTTAGCTACAAAACCTCAAGATGCGCATATTGTTTATTCTAATCTAAGAGAATATATACAGCCAAATCAAATTATTTTATCAATTATGGCAGGCATTACCATTGAAACCATTAGCCAGCAATTAGGTACAACAAAGATTGTTCGATGTATGCCAAACTTACCTTGTCAGCTTGGAATTGGAGTTACAGGATTTTATGCTGATAAAAGTATCGATGCCGAAAAAGCCGTCGAGATTAAGAAATTAATTGAATGCACTGGATTAGCCATTCAACTAAAAGAAGAAAGTGAACTACATAGCATTACAGCAATTTCTGGCAGTGGCCCAGCCTATGTCTTTTATTTTATGAACGCCATGATAGAACAAGCAAAGCAATTTGGCTATTCTGAAGATGAAGCATGCAACATGGTTGCCCAAACTTTTGAAGGTGCAGTTGCCTTATATAAAGCGAATAATTTATCTTGCCTTGAATGGATAAACAGAGTTGCATCAAAAGGTGGCACCACAGAAGCAGCAATAAGCAAGTTTAATCAATTAAAATTAGACAACACAATTCAAGAAGGTATGCAATCTGCCTTAAATCGTTCAGTAGAAATGAGTAAAATCGATTAA
- a CDS encoding glycogen/starch synthase, producing the protein METKRLLFVAQEMDPYLAITEMANLVKKLAPISNDNGWEVRVLMPRFGVVNERRNRLHEVVRLSGINIIIDDLDYPLIIKVASLPGTRIQVYFLDNEEFFKRKAVFRDEDEKFFDDNGERMIFFCKSLIETVRKFGWTPNIIHCHGWFTSLIPLYLKTHYAKDPIFANSKIVYSLYEQEFKEKFNKKLLKKAKISDLVKEKDIELLEGLNNDALNKIGIKYAHAVTVGSDQIKDVAELKKLAGKKPFLNYQEEVDVQLNYLDFFNKLIE; encoded by the coding sequence ATGGAAACAAAGAGATTATTATTTGTAGCACAGGAGATGGATCCATATCTAGCTATCACAGAAATGGCTAATTTGGTAAAAAAATTAGCACCAATTTCTAATGATAATGGATGGGAAGTAAGAGTGTTGATGCCTCGCTTTGGTGTTGTAAACGAACGAAGAAATAGATTGCACGAAGTAGTTAGACTAAGTGGAATTAATATCATTATTGATGACTTAGATTACCCATTAATCATAAAAGTTGCGTCACTGCCTGGCACAAGAATTCAAGTGTATTTTTTAGATAATGAAGAATTCTTTAAAAGAAAAGCAGTTTTTAGAGATGAAGATGAGAAGTTTTTTGATGATAACGGCGAAAGAATGATTTTTTTCTGCAAAAGTTTGATAGAAACTGTTCGTAAATTTGGATGGACACCAAATATCATTCATTGTCATGGTTGGTTCACCAGTTTGATTCCTTTATACCTAAAAACACATTACGCTAAAGATCCAATATTTGCCAATAGCAAAATTGTTTATTCTTTGTACGAGCAAGAGTTTAAAGAGAAATTCAATAAAAAACTGCTAAAGAAGGCAAAAATATCTGATTTGGTAAAAGAAAAAGATATAGAACTTTTAGAAGGATTAAATAATGATGCACTAAATAAAATTGGCATAAAATATGCACATGCAGTCACTGTTGGTTCAGATCAAATAAAAGATGTTGCAGAATTAAAAAAACTAGCAGGTAAAAAACCATTTCTAAACTATCAAGAAGAAGTAGATGTACAATTAAACTACTTAGATTTTTTTAATAAACTAATTGAATAA